The following are encoded in a window of Persicobacter psychrovividus genomic DNA:
- a CDS encoding RagB/SusD family nutrient uptake outer membrane protein, which produces MKKIFLMLGMAVLFSACDNFLSVTPPRYITDDNMAGEGGELTPSYYLGAYYSLTDWFISYAYPGYKSIQLASDALGQDVVGSDGIYGGVTREYKYLSTDNFTSSVPRRFWQYYFKSIATCNNGIQQFETAAYESHREESKITYAQLLALRSFAYLDVVRFWQASYEQAADLDVAPIYEQIVDAETGREGMPLSTVAEVYDFLIDGLERSVNIFEEVDYNRSSKAMINKNVAAGILARAYLTRGTKADGSGVKADMDKAAKYARMAQEGMSLMKPEEFLAGFNEDSNPEWMLDLPQSADNSDMSYIFHYMDTRSNDGRAYYKSALPDPYFRNLFDYGNGFDTSDVRFQLFEVPDSTGAPRVQNALKYTKFKFRDSEPTGDIVYMRVAEMFLIEAEAVLRGGQAERPALEIINELRAARDASQVSTVDVDFVLKERRRELWGEGEAGIFDINRTQATVHRKVIDQKDFEDYLGMVKDSVLTRGHHILSYPDRSPVGKSSHYHFFQIPEQEVLNNPMVEGQLPRL; this is translated from the coding sequence ATGAAAAAAATATTTCTAATGTTAGGCATGGCCGTCCTTTTTTCGGCCTGCGACAATTTTCTGAGCGTTACCCCACCACGTTACATTACCGATGATAATATGGCAGGTGAGGGTGGTGAACTTACCCCTTCTTACTACTTAGGCGCCTATTATTCTCTGACGGATTGGTTTATCTCCTATGCTTACCCAGGCTACAAGTCCATCCAATTGGCTTCTGATGCCCTGGGGCAGGATGTGGTGGGCTCTGATGGTATTTATGGTGGCGTTACCAGAGAGTACAAATACTTATCGACCGACAATTTCACGAGTTCGGTACCACGCCGATTCTGGCAGTATTACTTTAAATCCATTGCCACCTGTAACAACGGGATTCAGCAATTCGAAACGGCGGCCTATGAGTCGCACAGGGAGGAATCCAAGATCACTTATGCGCAGCTGTTAGCTTTGCGTTCTTTCGCCTATCTCGATGTCGTTCGTTTTTGGCAGGCAAGCTATGAGCAGGCGGCAGACCTCGATGTTGCGCCGATTTACGAACAAATCGTGGATGCTGAAACGGGGCGTGAAGGCATGCCTCTTTCTACCGTAGCGGAGGTTTATGATTTTCTGATTGATGGTTTGGAACGTTCGGTAAACATCTTTGAAGAGGTGGACTATAACCGATCGTCCAAGGCGATGATCAACAAAAATGTGGCGGCAGGAATCCTGGCACGTGCTTATCTGACCCGCGGGACAAAAGCGGACGGATCAGGGGTAAAAGCCGATATGGACAAAGCGGCAAAGTATGCGCGCATGGCGCAGGAAGGCATGTCTTTGATGAAACCTGAAGAATTTTTGGCGGGCTTTAATGAAGACTCCAATCCAGAGTGGATGCTTGATTTACCACAGTCTGCAGACAACAGCGACATGAGTTATATCTTCCATTATATGGATACCCGCAGTAATGATGGGCGGGCGTATTACAAGTCGGCTTTACCTGATCCATACTTCAGGAATCTGTTTGATTATGGCAATGGATTTGATACTTCAGATGTGCGTTTCCAACTTTTTGAAGTGCCAGATTCTACGGGTGCTCCTCGTGTGCAGAATGCTTTGAAATATACCAAGTTTAAGTTCCGTGATTCTGAGCCAACGGGCGACATCGTTTATATGCGCGTGGCGGAGATGTTTTTGATCGAGGCCGAAGCTGTTTTGCGTGGAGGACAAGCTGAGCGTCCGGCATTGGAGATCATCAATGAATTGCGTGCAGCCCGAGATGCCTCACAGGTAAGTACTGTTGATGTTGATTTTGTGCTGAAGGAGCGCCGCAGAGAGCTGTGGGGTGAAGGCGAAGCCGGTATCTTTGATATTAACCGTACGCAGGCAACCGTTCACCGAAAAGTGATCGATCAAAAGGATTTCGAAGATTATCTCGGAATGGTAAAAGACAGTGTATTGACAAGGGGGCACCACATCCTGTCTTACCCTGATCGTTCGCCAGTCGGCAAAAGCAGTCATTATCACTTCTTCCAGATTCCTGAGCAGGAAGTGTTGAACAATCCAATGGTGGAAGGGCAGTTGCCAAGACTATAA
- a CDS encoding VPS10 domain-containing protein, whose product MKNLLRILFLTCLGLFGAQRLSAQVEVLGLGFGGSLMDYKIDQTGRTWVGVDVSGLYYSDDRGKQWHLANNQPVNEHISEIFVHPEDPNLVILGVRGGILRSEDRGQSWEDVRQGLPDHVLTGKMSIAIVSICTDPFNTDILYAAMGDRREASKVGMDSGEEKYGRGLIFKSEDRGKSWINLREEYSTNIPEMANIFAITASNQFEGTLFAASSRGLYRSQDAGLSWRRMSRLPHQKVLNVVLDPRDNNRVFVTIDSEANGYGVYFSDDLGNTWEARNNGLPERHNGQPIQPYHLLMNPKDPATMYVGGTENGAIWKTTNGGEKWSNVYTGRVRDQGWFSYGTGYLKAYGFDISPTDPEYLIAGEHWSHKTENGGGDWYNVYSSNSSPYTNNGIDFTVSDVVEASPYVDGLVLMGQYDNGLYLSRDGGKTWENKHHEMRKDGTSSWLVSVTDIAFANNGDIYVAIELSFYNPNGGFQIKKSTDNGKSWQIVMDAKQGSEFHSWGMYRGLEIDPNDPQTLYVTAMAPNDHATIVTHDGGESWEKIGEKFDNNLIRELHLDQSDPNILYAVAATHNGKIGRLYKSTDKGANWVTINEDPLYDARDMAIDPNDNNTLYMAVSTAAEGQRGGVYKSTDGGVHWTGIATKESNTLSDEFTDKIAVNGGFFGASTVTCHPTNSNIIYATFGAATGQTIGDFRPAYGLGVTYDGGASWSLVGTESIRYGRLFNVAFDPRDENIIYSGSGGAGGFKINLQDLKAADQQFEVFKALVINSPESVTVQDFETLGIQGVVADSLTAYVAALEDQIAAFTMIGQVQLVVDQVNTPSLQNLEKILAYINEGQPHRITNNMMEAEDFDDYQAQYLSLYQQEFATMSNVTERAEIQAVIEKINPEGHLAMMNAYSAQNDKEQMADYFSLLEFENRMEEYEQLYIDEIYKLNTPFSMEDIQATIDLVNEAQQPDKPLSAGEEALLTVYPQPANEVLKIAIGQQIEEVRLFSVLGNEYAIRVDQGQINQVDVRHIPEGIYILQVATAQRIYGKKVIIRHE is encoded by the coding sequence ATGAAAAACTTACTACGAATATTATTTTTGACATGTCTCGGACTGTTCGGTGCTCAGCGGCTGAGTGCTCAGGTGGAGGTCCTTGGGCTGGGGTTTGGTGGTTCATTGATGGACTACAAAATTGATCAGACCGGTAGAACATGGGTGGGCGTCGATGTGTCGGGCCTTTATTATAGCGACGACCGAGGGAAGCAGTGGCACCTGGCCAACAACCAGCCGGTGAATGAACATATTTCCGAAATTTTTGTGCACCCCGAAGATCCCAACCTGGTGATCCTTGGTGTGCGTGGTGGGATTCTTCGTTCAGAGGACCGGGGACAAAGCTGGGAGGATGTCCGACAAGGGTTGCCAGATCATGTTCTGACGGGCAAAATGTCGATCGCCATTGTATCGATTTGTACAGACCCTTTTAATACTGATATTTTATATGCTGCCATGGGTGACCGCCGCGAGGCTTCAAAGGTCGGGATGGATTCCGGAGAAGAGAAATACGGACGAGGGCTGATTTTCAAGTCTGAAGACCGGGGTAAAAGCTGGATCAACCTTCGGGAAGAGTACAGTACCAACATTCCGGAAATGGCCAATATTTTTGCGATAACGGCCTCCAATCAGTTTGAAGGAACATTGTTTGCTGCCAGTAGCCGAGGACTTTACCGTTCGCAGGATGCTGGATTGTCATGGCGACGAATGAGCCGCCTGCCGCACCAAAAGGTGCTCAATGTGGTGCTTGACCCACGGGACAACAACCGTGTTTTTGTGACCATCGACAGTGAAGCGAATGGCTACGGGGTATATTTTTCGGATGATTTGGGCAACACCTGGGAGGCACGGAATAATGGCTTGCCCGAACGACACAATGGTCAGCCCATTCAGCCATACCATTTACTGATGAATCCCAAAGATCCAGCAACCATGTATGTGGGAGGCACGGAAAATGGTGCCATCTGGAAAACGACCAACGGGGGTGAAAAATGGAGTAACGTTTATACTGGAAGAGTCCGGGATCAGGGGTGGTTCTCCTATGGAACAGGCTATTTGAAAGCCTACGGTTTCGACATTTCGCCTACGGATCCTGAGTATTTGATCGCAGGGGAGCACTGGTCGCACAAAACAGAGAATGGCGGCGGCGACTGGTATAATGTCTATTCCAGTAATTCTTCGCCTTACACTAACAATGGGATTGACTTTACGGTTTCCGATGTGGTGGAAGCTTCCCCTTATGTGGACGGCCTGGTTTTAATGGGGCAGTATGATAACGGGCTGTATCTTTCCCGTGATGGCGGAAAAACCTGGGAAAACAAGCACCATGAAATGCGTAAGGATGGCACCAGCAGTTGGCTTGTTTCTGTCACGGACATTGCTTTTGCCAATAACGGCGATATTTATGTGGCCATTGAGCTTTCATTTTATAATCCTAACGGCGGTTTTCAGATTAAGAAATCGACCGACAACGGTAAGTCATGGCAAATTGTGATGGACGCCAAGCAGGGCTCTGAATTCCATAGCTGGGGCATGTACCGTGGGCTGGAAATTGACCCCAACGATCCACAAACCCTATACGTAACGGCCATGGCACCCAACGATCACGCCACCATCGTAACGCATGACGGCGGGGAAAGCTGGGAGAAAATAGGGGAGAAATTTGACAACAACCTCATCCGTGAGTTGCACCTCGATCAGTCGGACCCCAATATCCTTTATGCCGTGGCGGCCACGCACAACGGTAAAATCGGGCGATTGTATAAATCCACGGACAAAGGTGCCAACTGGGTAACCATCAATGAAGATCCTCTTTATGATGCCCGAGATATGGCCATTGATCCTAATGATAATAACACACTTTATATGGCCGTGAGTACAGCTGCTGAAGGGCAACGCGGAGGCGTTTATAAAAGTACCGACGGCGGTGTTCACTGGACGGGTATTGCCACCAAGGAAAGCAATACGCTCTCTGATGAATTCACCGATAAAATTGCCGTTAATGGGGGATTTTTCGGGGCAAGTACAGTTACCTGCCACCCGACCAACTCCAACATCATTTATGCGACTTTTGGCGCTGCAACAGGGCAAACCATTGGTGATTTCCGTCCTGCTTACGGGCTGGGGGTAACTTACGACGGCGGCGCAAGCTGGTCGTTGGTGGGTACTGAAAGCATCCGCTATGGGCGACTGTTCAATGTGGCTTTTGATCCCCGCGATGAGAATATCATCTATTCGGGATCCGGTGGCGCAGGAGGTTTTAAAATAAATCTTCAGGATTTGAAAGCGGCAGACCAGCAGTTTGAGGTGTTCAAGGCACTGGTGATCAACAGCCCTGAGTCGGTAACGGTTCAGGACTTTGAAACCCTGGGCATTCAGGGCGTGGTGGCCGACAGCCTGACGGCCTATGTTGCTGCGCTTGAGGATCAGATTGCAGCCTTTACCATGATTGGGCAGGTGCAGTTGGTGGTCGATCAGGTCAATACCCCAAGCCTGCAAAACCTGGAGAAAATCTTGGCCTACATCAATGAGGGACAGCCCCACAGAATTACCAATAACATGATGGAAGCCGAGGATTTTGATGATTATCAGGCACAATACCTGAGCTTGTATCAGCAGGAATTTGCGACCATGAGCAACGTTACTGAGCGGGCAGAAATTCAGGCTGTGATAGAAAAGATTAACCCTGAAGGGCACCTGGCGATGATGAATGCTTATAGTGCGCAGAATGATAAGGAACAGATGGCCGACTATTTCAGCCTGCTCGAATTTGAGAACAGGATGGAGGAATATGAGCAATTATATATCGATGAGATTTATAAACTTAACACGCCTTTCAGTATGGAGGACATACAAGCTACCATTGATTTGGTGAATGAGGCGCAGCAACCCGACAAACCATTGAGTGCAGGTGAAGAAGCACTGCTGACTGTGTACCCGCAGCCAGCCAATGAGGTGTTGAAAATTGCCATAGGTCAGCAGATCGAAGAGGTGAGGTTGTTTAGTGTGCTGGGAAATGAATATGCGATCCGTGTTGATCAGGGGCAGATTAATCAGGTTGACGTGCGCCATATTCCTGAAGGAATTTATATTCTTCAGGTAGCAACTGCTCAGCGTATTTATGGTAAAAAAGTGATCATCAGACATGAATAA
- a CDS encoding NfeD family protein, producing METFEMLPVVLKSFWYVAIPSSLIFLIQFGMSFIGGGDDFDLEVEAEAEVDSDDISLVSFKSLLHFILGFSWTGISFYHTINSLALLISLCVVVGMIFVYSLYYLIKQMHKLAEDNSFRIEHTLFQHAEVYLPIPAQKNGVGKVLVTVKGSCREMDAISVTDQIAAGTQVKVVAIEDDSLLIVQPL from the coding sequence ATGGAAACCTTTGAAATGCTACCTGTGGTTTTAAAGTCTTTTTGGTATGTTGCTATTCCATCCAGCCTGATTTTTTTGATTCAATTTGGCATGTCATTTATTGGTGGTGGCGATGATTTTGACCTGGAGGTGGAAGCCGAGGCAGAGGTAGATTCTGACGACATTTCGCTGGTAAGTTTCAAGAGTCTCCTGCATTTTATCCTTGGGTTTTCGTGGACAGGAATTTCCTTTTACCACACCATCAACAGCCTTGCCCTGCTGATATCCCTTTGCGTTGTAGTAGGGATGATTTTTGTTTACAGCCTGTATTATTTAATCAAGCAAATGCACAAACTTGCTGAAGACAATTCCTTCAGAATTGAACACACCCTCTTTCAGCATGCCGAAGTCTATTTACCCATTCCCGCCCAAAAAAATGGGGTGGGAAAAGTGCTCGTTACCGTGAAAGGGTCGTGCCGGGAAATGGACGCCATCTCCGTTACCGACCAAATAGCAGCGGGCACCCAAGTGAAGGTGGTGGCTATTGAAGATGACTCATTATTAATTGTTCAACCCTTATAA
- a CDS encoding glycoside hydrolase family 43 protein — protein sequence MRWSFLIYIAIIVASGCKPAEKSQATTSTISTKARSGNPIFEGWYADPEVAMLDGKAWIFPTTSTKYKQQVYFDAFSSSDLVNWTKHERVLDTTKITWAKQAMWAPSIIENQGKYFLFFSANDIQKPGNFLYKEDDPINHFGGIGIAVADQPEGPYKDYLGKPLISDFHHGAQPIDQFVFRDDDGQHYLFYGGWKHCNLGKLSSDFKTVTPWEDGQLFHEITPENYVEGPFMFKRKGKYYLMWSEGGWGNGTYQVAYAIADHPTGPFKREATILSSDENMATGAGHNSAFCAPNTDDWYMVYHRRPIPNEDRDHRVTCIDRMYFNEDGTIKPMVMTREGVEAIKLITAAVSQ from the coding sequence ATGAGATGGTCGTTTTTAATTTATATTGCCATAATTGTGGCCTCAGGCTGTAAGCCTGCAGAGAAAAGCCAGGCAACAACCTCCACAATCTCCACAAAAGCACGGTCGGGCAATCCCATTTTCGAGGGTTGGTATGCTGATCCGGAAGTGGCGATGTTGGATGGGAAGGCATGGATTTTCCCTACCACTTCCACCAAATACAAGCAGCAGGTTTATTTCGATGCTTTTTCATCCTCGGATTTGGTGAACTGGACCAAGCACGAGCGGGTTTTGGATACCACCAAAATTACGTGGGCAAAACAAGCCATGTGGGCGCCTTCCATCATTGAAAATCAAGGGAAGTATTTTCTGTTTTTCTCAGCCAATGATATTCAGAAGCCGGGTAACTTTTTGTACAAGGAAGACGATCCGATCAATCATTTTGGTGGCATAGGCATTGCTGTGGCCGACCAACCTGAAGGCCCTTACAAGGATTACCTCGGCAAGCCACTGATCTCCGATTTCCACCATGGCGCACAACCGATTGATCAGTTTGTTTTCAGGGATGATGATGGTCAGCACTATCTCTTTTATGGCGGATGGAAGCACTGTAACCTCGGTAAGCTCAGCTCCGATTTCAAGACCGTTACTCCCTGGGAAGATGGGCAGCTGTTCCATGAAATTACCCCTGAAAATTATGTCGAAGGGCCGTTTATGTTCAAGCGTAAAGGAAAATACTATTTGATGTGGTCCGAGGGCGGATGGGGCAACGGCACCTACCAGGTGGCTTATGCGATTGCCGACCACCCGACGGGTCCTTTCAAACGGGAGGCTACGATTCTTTCTTCTGATGAAAACATGGCAACAGGAGCAGGGCACAACTCCGCCTTTTGCGCACCGAATACCGATGACTGGTATATGGTTTATCACCGTCGTCCGATCCCGAACGAAGACCGTGATCACCGCGTAACCTGCATCGACCGCATGTATTTTAATGAAGACGGAACGATCAAGCCGATGGTCATGACCCGGGAAGGGGTGGAGGCCATCAAGCTCATTACTGCTGCCGTTTCCCAATAG
- a CDS encoding flotillin family protein encodes MEPIYLIVVAVVVLFSTVSALIARYKRCPSDKILVIYGRTGGSSAKCIHGGGAFIWPVIQDYSFLDLKPISIEANLTNALSKQNIRVDVPCRFTIAISAEEDNMNTAAERLLGLDPDQIQELAKDILFGQLRLVIATMTIEEINSDRDKFLLNISQNVDSELKKIGLKLINVNVTDIMDESGYIEALGKEAAAKAINEAKISVAEQEKIGSTGQANAERARDIEIEATNRDRDVLIAETHRDRDVNIANTRKDKEVSIASATKEEAIGKAEAESLTRIKTSEANAQAIQGENEAKIAIANSEALRREKEAESLRVAISAEKVQQAKALESSYLAEQKAELARSERERSTQIANIVVPAEIAKQRAIIDAQAEAERIRENAKGEADAIYAKMEAEAKGLYEILTKQAEGYKQVVDAAGGDSNSAFQLLLLEKLPELVKTQVDAVKNIKIDKVTVWDSGANGGESSSTANFVSGMMKSVPPLNELFNMAGLELPKYLAAGEKEDAARIAVTEETTPVVAKPKKAKATEDK; translated from the coding sequence ATGGAACCGATATATTTAATTGTCGTTGCCGTAGTGGTTCTTTTTTCCACTGTATCGGCCTTAATCGCTCGTTATAAGCGATGCCCGTCCGATAAAATTTTGGTCATTTATGGCCGTACAGGCGGAAGTTCTGCCAAGTGTATTCATGGTGGTGGTGCCTTTATCTGGCCCGTCATTCAGGATTACTCTTTCCTGGATCTGAAACCGATTTCCATTGAGGCCAACCTCACCAATGCACTCAGTAAGCAGAACATCCGTGTGGATGTACCTTGCCGTTTTACCATTGCCATTTCAGCAGAGGAAGACAACATGAATACCGCTGCTGAGCGCCTTTTGGGGCTTGACCCAGATCAAATTCAGGAGCTGGCAAAGGATATTCTTTTCGGACAGCTGCGATTGGTGATTGCCACCATGACGATCGAGGAGATCAACTCTGACCGTGATAAATTCTTGCTGAATATTTCTCAGAATGTGGATTCTGAATTGAAAAAAATCGGTCTGAAACTGATTAACGTGAACGTAACCGACATCATGGATGAGTCGGGTTATATTGAAGCTCTCGGAAAAGAAGCCGCAGCCAAGGCCATCAACGAAGCCAAGATCAGTGTTGCCGAGCAGGAAAAGATCGGTTCTACAGGTCAGGCCAATGCTGAACGTGCCCGTGATATTGAAATTGAAGCGACCAACCGCGATCGTGATGTCCTTATTGCAGAAACACACCGTGACCGTGATGTAAATATTGCCAATACCCGCAAAGACAAAGAAGTGAGTATTGCCAGCGCCACCAAAGAGGAGGCCATTGGTAAAGCGGAAGCGGAATCGCTGACCAGAATTAAGACTTCTGAAGCCAATGCGCAAGCCATTCAGGGGGAAAACGAAGCGAAAATTGCCATTGCCAATTCGGAGGCACTACGTCGTGAAAAAGAGGCGGAATCGTTGCGTGTAGCGATTTCTGCTGAGAAGGTACAACAGGCCAAAGCCTTGGAATCCTCATACCTTGCGGAGCAAAAAGCCGAACTTGCCCGTTCTGAGCGCGAGCGTTCTACGCAGATTGCCAACATTGTGGTGCCTGCAGAGATTGCCAAACAACGTGCGATTATTGATGCGCAGGCCGAAGCCGAACGTATCCGTGAGAACGCCAAAGGGGAAGCCGACGCGATTTATGCCAAAATGGAAGCGGAAGCAAAAGGACTTTATGAGATCCTGACCAAGCAGGCGGAAGGTTACAAGCAGGTGGTGGACGCTGCAGGAGGCGACTCCAACAGTGCATTCCAGTTGTTGTTGCTTGAGAAATTGCCAGAATTGGTAAAAACTCAGGTCGATGCGGTGAAGAACATCAAGATCGACAAGGTCACCGTATGGGATTCTGGTGCCAACGGTGGCGAGAGTTCATCAACGGCAAATTTTGTTTCGGGAATGATGAAATCCGTTCCTCCATTGAATGAATTATTCAACATGGCAGGGCTGGAATTACCAAAATACCTCGCAGCAGGTGAAAAAGAAGATGCCGCTCGCATAGCAGTGACGGAAGAAACAACGCCCGTAGTAGCGAAACCTAAAAAGGCTAAAGCTACTGAAGACAAGTAA